A window of Macrotis lagotis isolate mMagLag1 chromosome X, bilby.v1.9.chrom.fasta, whole genome shotgun sequence contains these coding sequences:
- the FICD gene encoding protein adenylyltransferase FICD has protein sequence MTLAVAAAGAGPRAAAAGGRWLWGAALLGLLLAPPLLLLLPRAAPRGSLSLPRAPGPPRGVELLGAKARAPAGLRLEARAALRQALEMKRLGKRDKARRLFRHALRVEPDYAEALTELGLFSEEEQDVLQAAFLYGRALAVAPHHEKALVHRDRTLPLVEEIDQRYFGLLDRKVRKVMAIPKGSSALRRVLEEAYYHHIYHTVAIEGNTLTLSEIRHIVETRYAVPGRSLEEQNEVIGMHAAMKYVNATLVSRIGAVTAGDLLEIHRRVLGYVDPVEAGRFRTTQVFVGHHIPPHPRDVEKQVAELIQWLNSEDALNLHPVELAALAHYKLVYIHPFVDGNGRTSRLLMNLILMQAGYPPVTIRKEQRSEYYHVLEVANEGDVRPFIRFIAKCTETTLDMLLIATTDHAVGLPEANPNHSGCKQTIPVKT, from the exons ATGACCTTGGCCGTggcggcggcgggggccgggccgcgggcggcggcggcggggggccgCTGGCTGTGGGGGGCCGCCCTGCTGGGGCTGCTGCTGGCcccgccgctgctgctgctgctgccccgGGCCGCCCCGCGCGGGAGCCTCTCGCTGCCGCGCGCCCCGGGCCCCCCGCGCGGCGTGGAGCTGCTGGGGGCCAAGGCCAGAGCCCCAGCGG GCCTGAGGCTGGAGGCGCGGGCGGCGCTGCGCCAGGCGCTGGAGATGAAGCGGCTGGGCAAGCGCGACAAGGCGCGGCGCCTGTTCCGCCACGCGCTGCGCGTGGAGCCCGACTACGCCGAGGCGCTGACGGAGCTGGGGCTCTTCTCCGAGGAGGAGCAGGACGTGCTGCAGGCCGCCTTCCTGTACGGCCGGGCGCTGGCCGTGGCGCCCCACCACGAGAAGGCCCTGGTGCACCGCGACCGCACGCTGCCGCTGGTGGAGGAGATCGACCAGCGCTACTTCGGCCTCCTGGACCGCAAGGTGCGCAAGGTCATGGCCATCCCCAAGGGCAGCTCGGCGCTGCGGCGCGTCCTGGAGGAGGCCTACTACCACCACATCTACCACACCGTGGCCATCGAGGGCAACACGCTGACCCTGTCCGAGATCCGGCACATCGTGGAGACGCGCTACGCCGTGCCGGGCAGGAGCCTGGAGGAGCAGAACGAGGTCATCGGGATGCACGCGGCCATGAAGTACGTCAACGCCACGCTGGTGTCCAGGATCGGAGCCGTCACGGCCGGCGACTTGCTGGAGATCCACCGGCGGGTGCTGGGCTACGTGGACCCCGTGGAGGCCGGCAGATTCAGGACCACGCAGGTGTTCGTGGGCCACCACATCCCTCCCCACCCGCGCGATGTGGAGAAGCAGGTGGCGGAGCTGATTCAGTGGCTCAACTCGGAGGACGCCCTGAACCTGCACCCGGTGGAGCTGGCCGCGCTGGCCCACTACAAGCTGGTCTACATCCACCCCTTCGTGGATGGCAACGGCCGGACCTCCCGCCTGCTCATGAACCTCATCTTGATGCAGGCGGGCTACCCTCCCGTCACCATCCGCAAGGAGCAGAGATCCGAGTACTACCACGTGCTGGAAGTGGCCAACGAAGGGGACGTGAGACCCTTCATCCGCTTCATCGCCAAGTGTACCGAGACCACCTTAGACATGCTGCTGATTGCAACGACTGACCACGCCGTGGGTTTGCCAGAAGCAAATCCCAACCATTCCGGATGCAAACAGACTATTCCCGTGAAAACCTAA